A portion of the Limosilactobacillus reuteri genome contains these proteins:
- the whiA gene encoding DNA-binding protein WhiA, translated as MSYASEVKKELTGITVHRDNAKAELMALIRMNGSIGIADHQLVLNVQTENPAIARRIYSLLKQFYGVESEIVVRRKMKLKKNNQYIVRLRYHAQHVLDDLGILQNYQIKEQVPVELLKDEWMVRSYLRGAFLAGGSVNNPETSRYHLEIYSLYEEHNEIIAQMMNKFGLNAQTTARRSGFIVYLKEAEKIANFMSLIGATNSMLQFENIRIVRDMRNSVNRLVNCENANLNKIANASTRQIENIEFIDSRVGLSSLPDKLREIAETRLAHQEVSLKELGELVPGGPISKSGVNHRLRKLNAYADELRASQVKQ; from the coding sequence GGCCCTTATTCGGATGAACGGATCGATTGGCATTGCTGACCACCAGTTGGTACTGAACGTTCAGACTGAAAACCCAGCAATTGCACGGCGAATCTATTCACTGTTAAAACAATTTTACGGGGTAGAAAGTGAAATCGTGGTTCGTCGTAAAATGAAATTAAAAAAGAATAACCAATATATAGTTCGCTTACGCTATCACGCACAACATGTCTTAGATGATCTTGGTATCTTACAAAATTATCAAATCAAAGAACAAGTACCCGTAGAATTGCTCAAGGATGAATGGATGGTTCGTTCATATCTAAGAGGTGCCTTTTTAGCGGGGGGATCAGTAAACAATCCTGAAACTTCTCGCTACCACTTGGAGATATACTCCCTTTATGAGGAACATAATGAGATTATTGCTCAGATGATGAATAAGTTTGGTCTAAATGCCCAGACAACCGCACGCCGTAGTGGCTTTATCGTTTACTTAAAAGAAGCCGAAAAAATTGCTAATTTTATGTCATTAATTGGTGCAACTAACTCAATGCTTCAATTTGAGAATATTCGAATTGTCCGAGATATGCGGAATTCAGTTAACCGATTAGTAAATTGTGAAAATGCTAACCTGAATAAGATTGCGAATGCGTCAACGCGCCAAATCGAAAATATTGAATTTATTGATTCGCGAGTAGGGCTTAGCAGCTTACCTGATAAATTGCGTGAAATTGCAGAAACACGCCTAGCCCATCAAGAAGTTAGTCTAAAGGAATTAGGAGAATTAGTTCCTGGTGGTCCAATTTCCAAGTCTGGTGTTAATCATCGCTTACGTAAATTAAATGCTTATGCTGATGAGTTGCGTGCATCACAGGTTAAACAATAA